GGATCGGATGTGAAGAGTTGCGGGAAGGGCTGAATTGCCGATGCAAATTAGCTGGGGAGTATTCGGATCCCCTTAACGAGTTCCGGGATCCGCGAGACTCCGTTGCAAAATCGTTAATCGATGATGATGGTCGGCCACGGCAGCAGTTTGTTTAATGAAACAGACCGCGACGATCTCGTGCAACAACGACTATTTTTCTGAAAGACAATCGAGGGCAAGCAAATGCGAAGCCGCGCAGAAAGCGGGGCTTCGCATTTCTATATTACCAGCGGCAAACGCGGCGCGGGCCCCATGGTGTGCGGCGGAACCAGCAGCGCGGACCGGCAAAGGCACGAGCTCCGCGTGCCCAATTGCGGCGGCATCCGCCATAGGGCCCTCGATGCCAACCAAGCCCGCAGCCGCCGCGGACCTGTACAATGTCAGACGACGTTTGGACCGGGGATATTGGGCTAACGGGGAAAGCCTGAGCTTGGAACGTCATCAGCGCGACAGCGCCGCTGAATACAGCGGTAAGCAACAACTTCTGCATCGGTGCACCTCATCCAGTGATCTGAAAGGACAGATGTGCAATTACCAGCCGGCAAATAGGCTTTCGCTAAAAGCAGTGACCTAATTTTAATGGAGCGATTGCACCCGCATTTACCGGACGATAATGCGCGTTTGTGGTCCCACCCGTTGCAGCAGTCTGAGAAGATCGTTCCGGCGCAGCGCAACGCATCCAGCCGTCGGTTTGAAACCGTCGCGCGCGATGTGAATGAAAACGGCGCTGCCGCGGCCGGCGACGCGAGGGCGATCGTTGTGATCGATTTCTATAATCAGGTCGTAAAGATCATCGGCCCGCATCAGGCGGTCACCGGGCTCGTCCGGCTCTCGATGCACGGGGCGGTTATAGCGTCGGTCGGCCGGGTCTTCGCTCCAGGCATCGGCGGGACGGATAGCTCGGACTGGTAATCTAGTGCGGGGGCGGGTGATTCGGTCCTGCCGCCACCAGAGCCGCTTCAGACGAAAGTTCCCTCGGGGGGTGCCACCGTCGCCCTCCCGTTTGTTCGTCAGGATGCCTCCCCGGCCCAACGCGACCGGGATGGCGGCATGTCCTGCCATTAAAATACCACGGGTTTTGGTTCCGGGTTGTTTATGAACCTGAATGTGAACGAATGGCCGCGGGGACATGGTTAAAAGGTAGTGATCCTGTTCAAACTTACCAATTAGGCAACTCTCGCTTGCCCTTTCAATCTCAGATGCCCTATTTCGCGACAAATCTGTAATATTGGACCCCTAGCGCGGGCCCAAATCATAGGCCCCGGGGGCCACCCATGTCGAATGTACGAAAAATTCTGATTGTGGACGACGATGCCGAGCTTCGCGACACGCTGGTGGAGCAGCTTGCCTTGCACGAGGAATTCGAAGCCTTAGGCGAGGAAACTGGCAGCAAAGGTGTTCAGACGGCCAAAGCCGGCCAGATCGATCTCGTCATCATGGATGTCGGTTTGCCGGACATGGATGGCCGTGAAGCTGTCCGCCTGCTGCGGAAGTCCGGCTTCAAGGCGCCCGTCATCATGTTGACGGGCCATGACACCGATTCGGATACAATCCTCGGTCTCGAATCCGGCGCGAACGATTATGTGACCAAGCCGTTTCGCTTTGCCGTATTGCTGGCGCGCATCCGCGCGCAATTGCGTCAGCATGAGGCGAGCGAGGATGCTGTTTTTACCATCGGGCCATACAGCTTCCGGCCAAGTTCGAAGCTGCTGACAGGCGACAAGGGCACCAAGGTTCGCTTGACCGAAAAGGAAACGGCAATCCTGCGTTACCTCTATCGCGCCGGCCAGCGGCCGGTATCGCGCGAGACATTGTTGCAGGAAGTGTGGGGCTATAATTCAGGTGTTACCACCCACACGCTGGAAACGCATGTCTATCGGCTTCGGCAGAAGGTCGAGAAGGATGCGGCCAATCCGGCAATTCTTGTGACGGATGCTGGCGGGTACAAGCTGGTGCCCTAGGCGCCATTCCAATGAGCATCGACGAGGATATCGCGATTCTAGAACAAGTGCCGATGCTCAAGGTCCTCGGCCGTGCTGCCCTGCGTCTGATTGCGGTGGGTGCCGAAACGAGGCAGGTGGAAGAGGGCGAGGTTCTGTTTCGTCCAAGCGACCGGATCGATTGCGCCTATCTCGTTCAGGAGGGGACGTTCAATCTCAAGGTCGATCCGGCGTCGTCGACGAAGATGATGGAAGCGGGCCCGGGCATACTGCTCGGTGAATTTGCACTGATCAGCGATGCCGTGCATCCGCTCAGCGCCACGGCGCAAGAAGCGTGCACTGTGATCCGCATTTCGCGCAGCATGTTCAGGAAGATCCTGGAAGACGATGCTGATGCTGCTGTTCGCCTGCACGATTTTCTGACGCGACGCGCACGTCAATCGATGGCGGATATGCTTCTCGTGCGCAACACGCTCGATCCGGAGCGTAGGAGTTAGGCTAGAGCCCCGGCTTTGATGGAATCAAAGCCGGGGCTCTAGCTTTTTGTTTTGCCGCGTTTTCTTTACGCGAACCGGTATCCACTTCGCTCGAAAACGCTTTAGACCTCAAACGTCGCCGTCACCGGCACATGATCCGACGGCTGGGCCCAACCGCGGGCTTCCTTTGAAATCTTGATATCCGACACGCGATCCATCAGCGCTGGCGCAAGCCACATGTGATCGAGCCTGCGGCCCTTATCGGCGGCTTTCCAGTCCGGCGAACGATAGCTCCACCATGTATAGAGCTTTGTTGGCTCCGGCACCAATTCGCGCATCGCATCGACCCAGCCGCCGGCTTTCTGCGCCGCGTTCAGTTTTTCGGTTTCGATCGGTGTGTGCGACACGATGTCGAGAAGCTGCTTGTGACTCCAGACGTCATGCTCGCGCGGCGCGACGTTCAGATCGCCGAGCAGGATCGAACGCGCATTGCCGTTGACATGCACTTCTTCGCAATCGCGCATCTCATCGAGAAATGACAGCTTGTGCTTGAATTTCGGATTGACATCGGGATTGGGAATATCGCCCCCTGCCGGCACATAGAGATTATGCACGACGATGGGGTCCTTCAGGCCGGCCTGCTCGCCCAGCACAACGGAGATGTGACGTGAATCGGTGAGCCCGCAAAAACCGCGCTTGCTGGTCGATTCGAACGGAAAGCGCGAGAGCACGACAACGCCGTGATAGCCCTTCTGCCCGTTCATTGCGGCATGCTCATAGCCAAGCCGCTTGAAGCGCTTGAGCGGAAACTTGTCGTCAGGACATTTCGTTTCCTGCAGACACAGGACATCCGGCCGCGCCGCCTTGATGAATTTTGCCACGAGGTCGATGCGGAACCGCACCGAATTGACGTTCCAGGTTGTGATCTTCAGCTTCATACAGGTTTAATAAGGCTCCGAAAGCGCGATTTCCAGCCGCCTTGACCAATAGGCGACAATCTTCACAGCCAGAAACAAACTTTCTAGGCCGCTTTGCGGCTTTCGAGAAATTCGCCCATGCGCGTGAGCGCCTTCAGGATATTCTCGGTCGAGTTGGCGTAACTGAGGCGCACATAGCCTTCACCCAGAATGCCGAAATCCGGTCCGCCGATGATTGCAACGCCTGCGTCCTCCAGCAACGATGAAGCGAGTGCTTTCGCTTTCCATTTCGTCTTTTTGATGTTGGGAAATGCATAGAAGGCGCCTTTCGGCGTTGCGCAGGAGACGCCAGGTATTTTGTTTAATCCATCGACCACGACCTTGCGGCGGCGATCGAACTCGGCGACCATTTTATAGACGTCGTCTTGCGGCCCCTGAAGTGCGGCGAGGCCGGCATATTGTGCCGATGCGTTGACGCAGGAATGCAGATTGACGGCGAGCTTGCGCGCATAGTCATAAAGTTTGTCGGGCCATACCGCGTAGCCGAGCCGCCATCCGGTCATCGCATAGGTCTTTGACCAGCCATTGAGCAGGACCAAGCGATCGCGGATCGATGGATAGGATAATAGGCAGACATGCTTTTCGCCGTCATAGGTCATGTGGTCGTAGATTTCGTCCGACATCACGGCGACATCGGGAAATTGCTCAAGTCCTGCAACCAGCCTGTCGACCTCGTTTTTCGGCGTGACGCCGCCGGTGGGATTGGCCGGCGAATTGACGATCAGCAATCGTGCATTTGGTGTCAGAAGCTGCAATGTCTCTTCGGCTGAGAAAGCAAAGCCATTCTCCTCACGGATAGGCACCGGCACCGGATTGGCGCCGGTGAACTCGATCATCGAGCGATAGATGGGAAAGCCTGGATCGGGATAGAGAATATCGACGCCGGGCTCGCCGAACATCATGATGGTCATAAACATGGTCGGCTTGCCGCCCGGCATGATCATCACGCTGTCGGGCGATACCGCGACCGAAAAGCGTTTGTGCAGATCCGCGGCAACAGCTTCACGCAATTGAGGAATACCGGTCGCCGGCGTGTAGCCATGATGACCGTCGCGCAAAGCCTTGATCGCGGCCTCGACAATGAAATCGGGAGTACGGAAATCCGGCTGTCCAATACCGAGATTAATAATATCACGGCCTTGCGCCGCCAATACATTGGCGCGCGCCAGCACGGCGAAAGCATTTTCCTCGCCGATCCGGTCGAAGGCCGCAACGGTATGCATGATGCTTCTCCCTTAGAGCCGAAGCTCATAGCCGGACCAAAGTGCCGCCAACAGTGCTGAACACCGCGATTGAACCTTTTTTACCGGCAACCGATACAATCCTGGGCGCATTATTAACCAGGTCAATAGCATGAGTGTCCTGAATCCGATGTCCGCGTCATTCTGCGGTGTGCTCGGGAGCGGATTTCCGAACCAAACCACACCAGTTGCGAGACACCGGCCCGACGTGCCACAAAGAGAATTATGACGGTTTGGCTTGAACTTGCCATCGTCGTTGGGCTGATCCTGCTCAACGGCTTTTTCGCAATGGCAGAACTGGCGATCGTGTCCTCGCGACGCATCCGCCTGCAACAGATGGCGGATGGAGGCAGCGCCGGTGCCGCGCGCGCCTTGACGCTGGCGGAGAATCCCGGCCGCTTTTTATCTGGCGTGCAGGTCGGCATCACGCTGATTGGCATCCTGTCCGGCGCCTATGGCGGCTCGACGCTGGGCGCACGGCTGGGTCAGGTGTTGAACGAATATCCGATCTTTGCCCCGCGCGGCGATGAGATCGCCTTCATTGTTGTGGTCATTGCCATCACCGCTTTATCGGTGGTCGTTGGCGAACTGGTTCCGAAAAGGATCGCGCTTCTCAAGCCCGAGCCGATCGCGTCGGCCGTTGCGGGGCCGTTGCAGATCCTGGTGCTGATTGCGCGGCCGCTGGTGTGGTTTCTCGAAACCTCGACTGCCTTGCTGCTGAAGTTACTGCGTATCCCCGAAAAGCGATCCGACGGCGTCACCGAAGAAGAGGTGAGGATCGCCATCGCCGAGGGTACCGAAGCTGGCGTCATCGACGAAGTCGAAGAGGAGATGATTCACGGCGTGCTGGCGCTGGCGGATTCATCGGTCGCTTCGGTGATGGTGCCGCGGCCCGATGTGTACTGGATTGATCTTGCCGACGACAAAGAGGTGATCGAGCGAGAAATTGCCGATTGTCCTTATTCGCGTATCGTGGTGGCGCGCGAAGGCGATATCGGCCGGCCGCTTGGTGTCCTGCAGAAGAAAGATTTGGTTGGCGATCTGGTTGCGGGGCGCGGCATTCAGGTCGAGGAACGGCTGATCGAACCGGTTTTCGTTCCTGAGACCATGCCGGTGCTGCGCCTGCTCGAAACGTTCAAATCGACGCCGGTTCATATCGCATTCGTTGTCGACGAATATGGCGACTTCCTCGGCGTCGCCACTTTGAACGATGTTCTGGAAGGCATTGCCGGCGATCTCGGCGAAGAACACGAGCAGCCATCCGAAGATATTGTGCGGCGGCCGGATGGGTCATGGCTCGTCGATGGCCGCGCGCCGGTCAGCGAGCTGCTTGAAAAGCTGAAGCTGCCGGAAGTGGACGGCGAATTCCACACAGCCGCCGGATTCGCGCTGGAACGGCTTGCCCACATCCCGGTCGAATGCGAGACCTTCGAAATTCCCGGCTGGCGTATCGAAATCCTCGATATGGACGGCAAGCGGATCGACAAGCTGCTGTTCGTACCGATGCCTCAAACGGTGGACGGATAGCATGGTGCCGAAACGTGCGAAGCGGTGCTCGGAAAACGCCACGCTTAGAAACTGATTGAAGGAACAAGTTTCAGCCGATCATCGTTGTCTATCTCGCGTTGCCCGGAAATGAGCCATGACGAAGATGACAGAACAGGTGAAGCAAGGCCGCACGCTTCGTTCGCGGCTCTGGTTTGATAACCCCGATAATCCCGGCATGACTGCGCTCTATCTCGAGCGCTATCTCAACTACGGCCTGACGCTCGATGAGCTTACCTCCGGCAAGCCGATCATCGGCATTGCGCAGACCGGCAGCGACCTCGTGCCCTGCAACCGCCATCACATCGAACTGGCCAAGCGTGTGCGTGAAGGCATCCGCGATGCCGGCGGCGTCGCGTTCGAATTTCCGGTGCACCCGCTGCAGGAGACGGGAATAAGGCCGACCGCGGCACTCGAGCGTAACCTCGCCTATCTCGGTCTCGTCGAAGTGCTCTACGGCTATCCGCTCGATGGTGTCGTGCTGACCACAGGATGCGACAAGACAACGCCGGCCTGTCTTATGGCTGCAGCCACGGTGAATATTCCCGCCATCGTCTTGTCCGGCGGACCAATGCTGAATGGCTGGTGGAACGGCGAACGCTCCGGCTCCGGCACGGTGATCTGGCAGGCGCGCAAGGATCTTGCCGCCGAGAAGATCGACTACAAGGAATTTCTTGCCATTGTGGCGTCATCCGCTCCGTCCATCGGTCATTGCAACACGATGGGCACGGCCTCGACCATGAATGCGTTGGCCGAAGCACTTGGTATGTCGCTGCCTGGCTGCGCCGCAATTCCCGCTCCCTATCGCGAGCGCGCGCAAATCGCTTACGAAACCGGGTTGCGCGCGGTCGAAATCGTGCATGAAGATTTGAAGCCGTCCGATATTCTGACTCGCGAAGCGTTCGAGAATGCGATCATTGCCTGCTCGGCGATCGGCGGCTCGACCAATGCGCCGATTCACATCGCCGCGATCGGGCGCCATATCGGCGTCGACGTCTCGATCGGTGATTGGGAGACAATCGGATTCGATGTGCCGCTGCTCGTCAACATGCAGCCGGCCGGTCATTATCTCGGCGAGGAATATTATCGTGCTGGCGGATTGCCAGCCGTGCTGCATGAATTGCTGAATGCAGGCCGCATCCATGGCGATGTGAAAACGATCAACGGCAAGACCATGGCCGAGAATGTCCGCAACGCAAAAGCCAGCGATGCCGACGTCATTTGGCCTTACGCCAAACCGCTGAAAAAGGAAGCTGGCTTTCGCGTATTGCGCGGCAACCTGTTCAGTTCGGCGATCATGAAAACCAGCGTGATCTCGGAGGACTTCCGCAAACGCTATCTGTCCAATCCCGACGACCCGAACGCTTTCGAAGGTCGCGCCGTCGTGTTCGATGGCCCCGAGGATTATCACGCGCGCATCGACGATCCAGCGCTGAACATTGACGAGAACACGCTATTATTCATTCGCGGCGTTGGGCCGATCGGCTATCCCGGATCGGCCGAGGTGGTGAACATGCAACCGCCAGCCACGCTCATTAAAGCAGGGATCGAGTCGCTGCCCTGCATTGGAGATGGCCGGCAATCCGGCACATCCGGTTCGCCTTCGATTCTGAACGCCTCGCCGGAGGCTGCGGCCGGCGGCGGCCTGGCTTTGCTTCAGACAGGGGACCGTGTCCGCATCGATTTGCGCAAGGGCACGGCGGATATGCTGGTGCCAAAGGCTGAACTCGACCGGCGGCGCGTGGCCCTTGATGAGGCGGGCGGTTTTGCAGTGCCGAAAAGCCAGACGCCCTGGCAGGAAATTTATCGCAGCCTGACCGATCAGATGGCCGAGGGGCAGGTGCTGCGGGGAGCAGACTGCTATCAGCGCGTTGCCCAAACCAGCATTCCCAGGGACAGTCATTGACGGTTAGCAAGCGCGCCGAGACAATGGCTGAGTTGGCAGGCACAGCTGCCCTAAGGTTTCGCTCCCGCCGGTGCGACCACGGCCGTCTTCAATCCGATATCGTCGAAGCTTTTTCGCACGGCGCCTGAAGCCTTCATCTCCTCAACGAATGCAGTGAGATAGGCCAGTGCTTCCGGCTTGCCATTCGGTACAGCAGCGGCGGTGTAGGAATTCAGGATGCCGCCATCGAGAATGCGCGAACCCGGCAGTTTGCCGATAAGTCCGGTGAGCGACTCGCGCGACAGTGCGATCGCATCGGCCTTGTTGTCCTTCAGCAAGGACACGCCTTCGTCGACACCGCCGATCGTGATGAAGGTCGCATTCTTCGATGCGGCCATCGCCGCGCGTGAGGTTGCCGTGCCATCGACAATGGCGATCCGCACACCCGGCTTGTCGGCTTCGGCGACGGTTTTCACCGGTGCTTTTTCCGTGACCAGATAAGTCGAACTCAGCACATGATAGGCGGCACCAAAGGAAACGCGTTTGGCCCGCGCGGCATCGACCGGCATGAAGGTGACGTCCCAGATGCCTTTGTCGGCGTCGTTGGTGATCGCGCCGGAGGCAAGGTATTCGACAAACTGCACCGGCTTGCCGATTTTCTTGGCTAGCGCTGCGCCAAGATCGACCGCGACACCACGCGGCGTTCCGCTGGCGTCCTTGACCGTGTAGAGCGCCGAAGGGGCAGGGCCGACCGCGATGGCGACCCGCAAGGTATCAGCGGGAGCCAATTGTTTGATTGCATCGTCATTGGCCCTCGCGTCTTTCGCAATTGCGAAAGATGCGACCACAAGTCCGCACACCAGCACAAGGCGCATGACAGTCCCCCACCGTTCCAGCGATGCACCGCACATCTAACCCGTTTGCGGCGAATGCAGTTTATTCATCAGCCTTGCTATTGGACAATGGCGAGTGTCCAATCTTCCATCCCGCAACCGGATGAACTGATGCCCAGTATTGTCGAGAAACGCCACGCCTTCCGCCGTCTGCATGAAACCGGTTGCTTCGTCATCCCCAATCCCTGGGACATCGGCAGTGCACGCTATCTCCAGCATCTTGGCTTCAAGGCGCTGGCGACGACAAGCCTCGGCTACGCTTATGCCGCCGGCTATGCGGACGGCGAAGTGCCGCTCGGGCTGATGCTGGATCATATCGCCGAAATGGTCGAGGCGAGCGATGTGCCGGTCAATGCCGATTTCGAGGGTGGGTATGCGCATGAGCCGGAGGGCGTCGCCGAGAATGTGATGGCGTGTGTCGGAACCGGCGTCGCCGGTTTGTCGATCGAGGATTCCACCGGCGACAAGGCGGTGCCACTTTATCCCTTCGATCAGGCCCTGGCGCGCATCAGGGCTGCGCGGGAGGCGATCGACAAGACGGGCGAGGACGTGATGCTGACCGCCCGCACCGAGGGCTTCATTCGCGGGCGCCCCGACATGGACGAAACCATTCGACGGCTGAAAGCCTTCGCCGACGCTGGCGCTGATTGTCTCTATGCGCCCGGCATCAAGACCCGCGAAGAGATCAAGGTGGTTGTCGAGAGCGTTGCGCCGAAGCCGGTGAATATCCTGATCGGCTGGCCGAGCATTCTCAGCGTGCAGGACGTTGCAGCGCTGGGTGCGAGGCGCATCAGTGTCGGCGGGTCGCTCGCACGCTCTGCCTGGGGCGGCTTCATGCGCGCAGCACGGCAGATCGCCGATGGTGGCAGTTTCGGTGGATTTGCCGACGCAGCACCCGCTGGCGATCTGAACGCGTTTTTTCGCGAGGATCGCAAGAAGCGACCGGCTGAATGAGCGAGCCGCTCAATTTCAAGCCCGCAATACGTCCCGCCGATGTGGCCCTGGCCGGTCATTACGGCAGTGTAGTGAAACTCGACCCTTTGCAACACGGTGCGTCACTTTGGAATGCGATCAAGGATCATCCGGATTTGTGGGACTACATGCCCTATGGGCCGTTCGAGAGCGCCAAAGCATTTGACGACTGGCTCCTCGATCGCGCGTCGCTCAGCGACCCTTACGTTTACGCGATCCTCGATCCGGACGGTCATGCGCTCGGTCTTGCCGCGCTGATGAATATCCATCCGGAAATGGGTGTGATCGAGGTCGGGCACATCGCCTATGCGCCGGCTTTGCAGCGCACGCGGCTTGGCACGGAGGCGCAATATCTGCTCGCGTCCTATGCATTCGATGCGCTGGGCTACCGGCGTTATGAATGGAAGTGCAACGCACTCAATAAGGCGTCGCGTGCGGCGGCTCAGCGTTACGGCTTTTCCTTCGAAGGCATCTTTCGCCAGCACATGGTGGTGAAGGGCCACAATCGCGACACTGCCTGGTATTCGATCATCGATATCGAATGGCCGGCGCGCAAGGCGGCTTTCGAGCGATGGCTGTCGCCCGATAATTTCGATGCACGAGGCCACCAAAAAGCGCGATTGTCGGATTTGATGGCGCGCTGATTCACTCCGCAGGAACCGCATCAATGACTGGACGTCTGCAGGACAAAGTTACTGTCATCACCGCCGCGGGGCAGGGGATTGGCCGGGCGATCGCGGAAGCTTTCATTGCCGAAGGTGCGAAAGTGATCGCAACCGATCTCGATGCTGGCAAATTGAAGGGCCTGCAGGTGGCGAAGGCATCATCGCTCGATGTGCGCTCGACCGAAGCCGTCAACGCACTGGCGCAGACGGTGACGAAAGATTTCGGCGGAGCCGACATTCTCGTCAATTGCGCTGGCTTTGTGCACAACGGAACTGTGCTGCAATGCTCGGAAGCCGATTGGGACTTTTCGTTCGACCTCAATGTCAAATCGATGCATCGCACGATCAACGCGTTTCTGCCCGAGATGCTAAAGAAGCAGCACGGGTCCATTGTCAATATTTCCTCGGCGGCATCGTCCATCACCGGGCTGCCGAACCGGTATGTGTACGGCGCGACCAAGGCGGCCGTGATCGGACTGACCAAGGCAGTTGCTGCCGATTTCATCCGGCAGGGCATCCGCTGCAATGCGATCTGTCCGGGAACGATTGAATCGCCGTCGCTCGAAGGCCGCATCGAAGCGGTGGCGCAATCCACCAAACAATCCAATGACACCGCGCGGCAAAGCTTTATCGACCGCCAGCCGATGGGCCGGCTCGGCACGGCTAAGGAAGTCGCTGCGCTGGCGGTCTTTCTGGCCTCCGACGAGGCGAGCTACATCACTGGCCAGCCCTATCTGGTCGATGGCGGATTGGCGTTGTAAGTATTTGCCGTTCCGGGACGCGTGAAGCGCGGGCCCGGAATGACGGGCATAGACCTGGAGTGACGCATGCGCATGGTTTCGATCGCTCTTTTGTTGATCATCAGTCCGACGATGGCTTTCGCGGCCAATTGCAAGCGCAATGGCAATGCGGTGAATTGCGAAGATGGACGCACCGGTATTTTCACCGGCGATGCGATTATCTGGCCGGACGGTACGCGATCGACCAGCGCGAAACATCCAAGTGTCCTTATCGGCCACAAGGATTCGGTTCGTGTCGGTCCCGGCGTTTTCGTCGGTTCGCCATCGGGCAAGGGCTCCGTCCCACTCGACGATCCGAACGCACCGCATAAGCGTGACTGCGCCGTGGTCGACAGCGTGTCCTATTGCTGATGGTAAGCACGATGCACGTTCTTGTCACCGGCGCGGCTGGCATGATTGGCCGAAAACTTGTTGATCGGCTCGCACGCGACAGATCGCTGAACGGTCAAGCCATCGACAAACTGACATTGCTCGATATCGTGCCGGCGCAAATGCCACTGAGCGTTCAAGCGATCATCAAAACGGCCGATCTGTCTTCACCTGGCGCTGCAGAAGAGGTCATCGCAACGCGGCCCGATGTGATCTTCCATCTTGCAGGCATTGTATCGGGTGAAGCGGAAACGGATTTCGACAAGGGCTATCGCGTCAATCTCGACGGCACGCGCAATCTGCTCGAAGCCATTCGCATGATTGGTGACGGCTACAAGCCGAAAGTGATCTACACATCATCGATCGCCGTGTTCGGGGCACCATTCCCGGAATCGATCCCCGACGATTTCCATCTGACGCCGCTCACGAGCTACGGCGCGCAGAAAGTCATCGGCGAAACGCTGCTGGCGGATTATACGCGACGCGGATTTCTGAGCGGTGTCGGCATCCGCCTTCCGGGCATCACGGTGCGCCCAGGCAAGCCGAACAAGGCGGCCTCCGGCTTTTATTCCGGCATCATCCGGGAGCCGCTGGCGGGTCGGGAAGCTATGCTTCCGGTTGCGGACGACACGACAAATACGCATGCGTCGCCCCGGGCGGCTGCCGGGTTTCTGGTGCACGGTGCCTCGCTCCGTCCTGAACAGCTCGGCCCGCGTATCAACCTGACAATGCCTGGCGTTTGCTGCACGGTTGGCGAGCAGATTGCGGCTCTGCGCCGCGTCGCGGGAGACCGCGTCGCAGCGCGAATCAGGCGTGAACCTGATGAATTCATCATGCGGATCGTCGCCGGCTGGCCGAGCCGCTTCGATGCCACGCGGGCCCGTGAACTCGGATTCACGGCCGAAAATTCGTTTGATGAGATCATCCGCGTCCATATCGAGGACGATCTCGCCGGCGATTTCGTGCGCTAATACAAATTCAGGGATTGGCACGATTGGACGCAAAACAGGCCCCCACTTTTGCGACTCCGTGGGCTAGCCCTCAAACTTGCATCGCGGATCTGATCGCATACATTGCAGGCTCAAATCTCGCTTGAGGCTACCATGAGCTACGTCGAAGCCGCCCTTGCGCCCATGCGCAAGACTGGACAGATCAAACTGCACAAGGCGGAAGCCTTTGTCGGCATGCGCAAGGCTGGCCAGCTCGTGGCCGAATGTCTCGATATGCTGGTGCCCGAAGTGCGGCCCGGCGTCCCGACCGATCGGATCGACCAGCTCGTGTATGACTTCGCGATGGATCATGGCGCCGTACCGGCGACGCTGATGTATCGCGGCTATCGCAAGTCGACCTGTACTTCGATCAATCATGTTGTGTGCCACGGCATCCCCAGTGAAAAGCCGATGAAAGAGGGCGACATCGTCAATATCGACGTGACGCTGATTGTCGATGGATGGCACGGTGATTCCAGCCGCATGTATGCTGTCGGCGAAATTCCGCGTCGCGCCGAGCGGCTGATCGACGTGACCTATGAATCGATGATGCGTGGAATTGCTGCGATCAAGCCCGGTGGCACCACGGGTGATATCGGTGCCGCGATCCAGTCGTTCGTTGAAGCACAGCACATGAGCGTGGTGCGCGACTTCTGCGGTCACGGCCTCGGCCGCCTCTTCCATGACGAGCCCAACATCGTTCACGTCGGACGGCCCGGCGAAGGCACGATCCTGCGGCCAGGCATGTTCTTTACGGTGGAGCCGATGATCAATCTCGGCCGGCCGCATGTGAAAGTGCTGTCGGACGGGTG
The genomic region above belongs to Pseudorhodoplanes sinuspersici and contains:
- the map gene encoding type I methionyl aminopeptidase, producing MSYVEAALAPMRKTGQIKLHKAEAFVGMRKAGQLVAECLDMLVPEVRPGVPTDRIDQLVYDFAMDHGAVPATLMYRGYRKSTCTSINHVVCHGIPSEKPMKEGDIVNIDVTLIVDGWHGDSSRMYAVGEIPRRAERLIDVTYESMMRGIAAIKPGGTTGDIGAAIQSFVEAQHMSVVRDFCGHGLGRLFHDEPNIVHVGRPGEGTILRPGMFFTVEPMINLGRPHVKVLSDGWTAVTRDRSLSAQFEHTVAVTDKGAEIFTLSPKGFEKPPYATSAS